Proteins from a single region of Trichoderma asperellum chromosome 3, complete sequence:
- a CDS encoding uncharacterized protein (MEROPS:MER0011785) codes for MTAGTTIRVPHLGGIDAGYRLSNGAVDPAKPTVVLINSMCMTSSLYDHQFDNKALTDAANLLAIEPLGHGSTECSAENYTYWDTAIMAIQVLDALGIKKAFALGTSQGGWIVTRMALVAPEKIQGLLILGTSLDYESAASREKGCWDPATMLGPVVDTLHSNVPTPDFLIDEGLRESVVNIGFSGAISPEAVEFWKTTLNKIYSGDGGRKKLRGAFVNLLERDGLLRRAQDVKCPVYWLQGNQDPVFGVEVPKEHIKAFSSSVETELSFTDGGHYLNATTPKEVDAKLLQLINKYSAL; via the exons ATGACTGCCGGAACCACCATCAGAGTGCCGCATCTGGGCGGAATTGATGCCGGTTACCGTTTGTCTAACGGCGCCGTCGACCCCGCCAAGCCTACAGTTGTGCTCATCAACTCTATGTGCATGACCTCTTCTCTATATGACCACCAGTTCGACAACAAGGCTCTTACCGATGCTGCCAACCTACTGGCCATTGAGCCTCTTGGCCACGGATCCACCGAGTGCTCTGCAGAGAATTACACCTACTGGGACAcggccatcatggccattcAAGTGCTGGATGCCCTCGGCATTAAGAAGGCTTTTGCTCTTGGTACCAGCCAGGGAGGTTGGATTGTTACAAGAATGGCTCTTGTTGCCCCAGAGAAG ATTCAAGGTCTGTTGATTCTTGGCACTTCGCTCGACTATGAGTCTGCCGCCTCCCGAGAAAAGGGATGCTGGGATCCCGCAACAATGCTTGGCCCAGTAGTTGACACCCTTCACAGTAATGTGCCGACTCCAGATTTCCTCATTGACGAGGGTCTGCGCGAAAGCGTAGTGAACATCGGTTTCTCGGGTGCAATTTCACCAGAGGCTGTTGAGTTCTGGAAGACTACACTCAACAAGATTTACTCTGGAGACGGAGGACGCAAGAAGCTGCGTGGAGCTTTTGTCAACCTCTTGGAGCGAGATGGCTTGTTAAGAAGGGCGCAGGATGTCAAGTGCCCTGTCTACTGGCTTCAG GGCAACCAAGATCCGGTGTTCGGTGTTGAAGTACCAAAGGAGCACATCAAGGCCTTCTCAAGCTCTGTAGAGACCGAGCTGTCTTTTACTGACGGCGGCCACTACCTCAACGCCACCACTCCTAAGGAGGTAGATGCAAAATTACTTCAGCTCATCAACAAGTACTCTGCATTGTAG